One Hippocampus zosterae strain Florida chromosome 4, ASM2543408v3, whole genome shotgun sequence genomic window carries:
- the rasa3 gene encoding ras GTPase-activating protein 3 isoform X3: MKLAGMDYLRVTLKPIIDEICTEHKPCEIDPVKLKESENLETNRGNLRRYVDRIFNVITTSGVRCPTVMCDIFFSLRESAATRFQVDQDVRYTAVSSFIFLRFFAPAILSPNLFQLRPHHPDPATSRTLTLISKTIQTLGSLATSKSANFKEAYMAAFYEYFNEQKYADAVKNFLDLISTSGKWDQKSIETPIMLKEGSVKVTIKRVDGKGSKGTKGRFMIKRAQGRNRFGMKNFKKRWFRLTNHEFTYHKTKGEGALCSIPIENILAVERLEEESFKMKNMFQVIQYERALYIQANNCVEARDWIDILTKVSQCNHKRLSTYHPSAYLNGHWLCCKLSAEAAPGCTPCTGGLPANIQLDVDGDRETERIYSLYSTYMTKLIKMEEACGSKSVYDGPEQEEYSSFVIDDPQETYKTLKQIVSAVQTLEQQHTKYKRDKFKKTKIGSQEHPIGDKSFQCYIRQQSESSTYSI; the protein is encoded by the exons ATGAAACTGGCAGGGATGGACTATCTGCGAGTCACACTGAAACCAATCATAGATGAG ATCTGCACCGAACACAAGCCCTGTGAAATCGACCCAGTTAAGCTCAAGGAATCGGAAAACCTGGAGACAAACAGG GGAAACCTTCGCCGCTACGTTGACCGCATCTTTAACGTGATCACCACCTCTGGCGTTCGCTGTCCAACGGTGATGTGTGACATCTTCTTCTCGCTGAGGGAGTCTGCGGCCACACGTTTCCAAG TGGACCAAGATGTCCGATACACAGCGGTGAGCAGTTTCATCTTCCTGCGTTTCTTCGCTCCGGCCATCCTCTCGCCCAACCTCTTTCAGTTACGGCCTCACCACCCG GATCCCGCCACCTCTCGAACGCTCACCCTCATCTCCAAGACCATCCAGACGTTGGGAAGTCTCGCCACGTCAAAATCC GCCAATTTCAAAGAGGCTTACATGGCAGCATTTTATGAGTACTTCAATGAGCAGAAGTATGCCGATGCTGTGAAGAAT TTTCTGGACCTCATATCGACTTCAGGGAAGTGGGATCAGAAGAGTATTGAAACACCAATCATGCTCAAAGAAGG AAGTGTAAAAGTCACAATAAAGAGGGTTGATGGGAAGGGGTCAAAAGGCACCAAGGGCAG ATTTATGATAAAGAGAGCGCAAGGAAGAAACCGATTCGGAATGAAAAACTTTAAAAAGAGATGGTTTCGTCTCACCAACCACGAGTTCACCTACCACAAGACCAAAG GAGAGGGCGCGCTGTGCAGCATTCCCATCGAGAACATCCTGGCCGTTGAAAGGCTGGAGGAGGAGTCCTTCAAGATGAAAAAT ATGTTCCAGGTGATCCAGTACGAGCGGGCCCTCTACATCCAAGCCAACAACTGCGTCGAGGCGCGAGATTGGATCGACATCCTGACCAAAGTCAGCCAATGCAACCACAAGCGTCTCAGCACCTATCATCCTTCGGCCTACCTCAACGGCCACTGGCTCTGCTGCAAGCTCTCGGCCGAAGCGGCGCCTGGCTGTACGCCCTGCACCGG CGGGCTGCCAGCCAACATCCAGCTGGATGTGGACGGGGACAGAGAGACTGAGAGGATCTATTCCCTCTACAGCACATACATGACCAAACTGATCAAGATGGAAG AGGCCTGCGGCAGCAAGTCGGTGTACGACGGCCCCGAGCAGGAGGAATACTCCAGCTTTGTCATCGACGACCCCCAGGAGACCTACAAAACCTTGAAGCAGATCGTTTCAGCTGTGCAGACTTTGGAGCAGCAGCATACCAAGTACAAACGAGACAAGTTCAAGAAGACCAAGATAGGCAGCCA